A window of Haloarcula marismortui ATCC 43049 genomic DNA:
GTTCGTGAGGGGCCAGCCCTATCGTTCGCATCGCCCCCCATCAGTCTTGACGGCAGCCACCGCCCGCTCGACCTCGGCTTGACTCTCCGCAAGCGGTTGGAGATTCGTCCAGTCGAACTGAAGGGGTTCACCCGCTTCGACGTCGTACAATTCTGCGGCGCGGACGAACCCAGTCACGCCGGAACCACCTCCATTTTTTCACGAGCACGAGCAAGGAGGTTGCCCACAGTACCGGGTGAACGGCCAGTCCTGCGAGCGTACTCCCGTGGCCCATACTGACCCATGCCCACAGCCTCGTACACCTCTCTCTCGGCATCAGTCAGTGGCGACAGGTCCGGTTCGTAATCGAAGAGAGAGGACTGTGGACTCACAGGCTCTCACCCCCGTCAGTTCGTGCTTCCACTCGACCTCCCTGGTTCCGCTGTGGCTGGTCTTGCGGGTCTGGGTAGTCGAGTTCTTTCCCAGCTGCAGTTCCCCGAGAGATGCGGGGCATACAGTCACAGGCTGGACAGCGGTGGGCGATATCATCGCCATCGCCGAAGGTCCGCCGGAAGTCACGCGAAACGTGTGCCCCGCAGTGCCGGCAGTTCGACTTCTCGATAGTTGCGTTCTCGACAAGTCGGTTACTCAAGAGAAACCACCCCCGCCCAGGAAGCGGCCAAATCCTTCGCAAAATCGCAAGACTGCACCCCAGATGATGCGTAACCGTTCGTGGTTCGATTTGATTTCGAGTTTATACGCAGATGGATCTGCGAGAAAGATTCAGATAGAAGGGCGGAACTGGCGCTTTTCGGGATAGTTCGCCAGAACGAAGTAACGCTATGGACTCGCCGGGATTTGAACCCGGGGCCTCTTCCTTGCGAAGGAAGCGATCTGCCACTGATCTACGAGCCCGCGTGGTCTGCCACTCGAACGCGGAGTTATAAAAACCCTGCGCGTGAGAGCGGCCTTCGATAGCGATTCACACTGTCCCGGCCAGCGGTTCGGACGGGTGGCACACCGACGCTGTCGCGAAGCGACAGCCCTCGGGGATCAGTCCTCGAGGACGATCTCGATGGAGACGTCGTTGGGAACCTGGATGCGCATCAGCTGGCGCAGTGCCCGTTCGTCGGCGTCGATATCGATGAGCCGCTTGTGGACGCGCATCTCCCAGTGTTCCCACGTTGCAGTCCCCTCACCGTCAGGGGACTTGCGGCTGGGAACCTCCAGCGTCTTGGTTGGGAGCGGAACCGGACCGGAGAGTTCGACGCCGGTCTTGTTCGCGATCTCTCGCACGTCCGCGCAGATGTCGTCGAGGTCCTCGGGGCTTGTGCCCGCGAGCCGAACGCGTGCCTGCTGGGACATACGTTATCGCTCGTTGACGCCGAGGACTTTGCCGGCGGCGATGGTCTGACCCATGTCGCGGATAGCGAACGAGCCGAGCTCCGGAATCTCGGAGGACGGCTCGATGCTGAGTGGCTTCTGTGGGCGGACCGTCACGACGGCAGCGTCCCCGTTCTGGATGAAGTCAGGGTTCTCCTCGGCGACCTCGCCGGAGGATGGGTCGATCTTCTTGTCGATGGACTCGACGGTACAGGCGACCTGTGCCGTGTGAGCGTGGAAGACCGGCGTGTAACCCTCGGTGATGACGGACGGGTGCTGCATCACGACAATCTGGGCCTGGAAGGTCTCGGCGACCGATGGCGGGTCGTCGGCCGGACCACAGACGTCACCGCGTCGGATGTCGTCCTTGCCGACGCCACGGACGTTGAACCCGACGTTGTCACCGGGCTCGGCCTTCGGGACTTCCTCGTGGTGCATCTCGACGGTCTTCACTTCACCGGAGACGTCAGACGGCTGGAAGCTGACGTTGTCGCCCGTGTTCAGGATACCCGTCTCGACACGGCCAACCGGGACCGTACCGATACCGGAGATGGTGTAGACGTCCTGAATCGGCAGTCGGAGCGGCGCGTCCGTCGGCGGCTCCGGTGCCGGCAGCTCGTTGAGTGCTTCCAGCAGGATTTCGCCGTCGTACCAGCCCGTGTGCTCGGACTCCTCGGCGATGTTGTCGCCTTCGAATGCGGAGACCGGGATGAACTTGGCGTTCTCGGAGTCGAAGCGGACCTGAGTGAGGAGGTCCTTGACCTCTTCGACGACCTGCTTGTACTCGGACTCGCCGTAGTCGACGAGGTCCATTTTGTTGACGGCAACGATGAGTTCACCGATGCCCAGAGTGCGGGCCAGGAACACGTGCTCCTGGGTCTGCGGCTGGACACCGTCGTCGGCGGCGACGACCAGGACGGCGTTGTCGGCCTGGGACGCGCCGGTAATCATGTTCTTCACGAAGTCGCGGTGACCAGGACAGTCCACGATGGTGAAATCGTAGGTGTCGGTGCTGAACTCCTGGTGGGCGATGTCGATGGTGACACCACGCTCACGCTCTTCGGCGAGGTTGTCCATGACGTAGGCGAACTCGAAGCCGCCCTTGCCCTTCTCCTCGGCTTCTTCCTTGTGCTGTTCGATGACGTGCTCCGGTACCGATCCTGTCTCGTACAGGAGTCGGCCGACGAGCGTGCTCTTCCCGTGGTCGACGTGGCCGATAATGGCCAGGTTCTGGTGTTGTTCGTCGCTCATTGTTATCTCTCACGCGCAGAGGCGCTGTATCGGGTTTATTAGCTGGTGGTTCATAAAACGATTTCGAAAGCGTGTAAGCGTCAGGCCGTCGCTTTCTTGCGATTCGGCACGCCATGGCATGGTAGTGTGGCACCCGGAGCGTGTGTTTCGACAACTGACCGGTAGCGCCAGTGTCAGCCGTTTTCAGGGACTCTCAGGTACAGACATCGGACTGGTGAGACAGTCGTTCGACGGTAGCAAAAGAGACGGCGGCCGGTTAAATCGATTCTTCGAGCGAGTGCGCCATGTCGGCGAAGACCGGAGCCTCGAACAGGTCACCGGAGAAGGCTTTGTACGCCATGAACACGAGGCCGACGAAGATGGCGAGGTTAAATACCATCATGAACGGCGCGACCAGCAGAGACACGAACCCTGGCATCATGCCAAAGACGAAGTTGAGGGCAAAACGGAACAGGTACAGTCCGAGGGTGTAGGCAACACTCTGTGCTGTGTTGTACCTGACGAACTCGTTGTCGTCCTCGATGAGGAGAAAGATGATACCGAACGGCAGGAGGTAGGCGACTGCCGCAGCGATGGTTGCCGAGAGACCGAACACGACATCGTCGGCCTCCGCACCCACATTCGTTACCGTCGCTTTACTTGTCATATAGTTCAATATAATAGCGTGTGAAATAATACTTTCTATCCTCGTAAATAAGGCTGATTCAAAGGCGTTTCTGGTAGACAACGCCGCTAAAAACGGAACTGTTCGGCTCGGCGCTACAGTCGGCCGATATCGGCGAGCACCGCGCTCGCCGTCTCCGGGCCGCCGGCACCACGACCGGAGATGTTGAGCTGGCCGGCGTGTTCGGTCTCTAGCTGCGCAATGTTCCGGGTCCCGGAGACGGCGAGCGGCGCGTTGTCCGGCACGAGTCGCGGGCCGACGCGGACGGAGCCTTCAACCACCTCGGCGATGAGCCGGACAGTCCGACCGTCCGCCCGCGCGAGTTCGAGCGCGCTACCGGATATCTCCTGAATCCCTGTCACTTCAGCGTCATCGAGCGTGTACTCCGTCTCGTCATCGGACAGGACGTTCGCGATGATGACGCCTTTCAGCGCCGCGTCGGTGCCGTCCACGTCGAAGGTCGGGTCGGCCTCGGCGACGCCCAAGTCCTGCGCTTCCGCGAGGACGTGCTCGTAATCGAGGCCCTCAGTCGCCATCCGTGAGAGAATGAAGTTCGCCGTGCCGTTGAGTACCCCACGGACGGCGGTGATATGGCTCGGGTCGAAGTCATCGATGGTCGAGAGGATCGGCATCGCACCACCGACAGTCGCCTCGAACAGCACATTCCCCTCGCTTTCGCGCTCCAGCGCGCGAACGTCTGCGTACCGCTCGGCGACCGGGCCTTTGTTCGCCAGCACGGCGTGTCGGTCCCGTTCGAGCGCGGCCTGGATATGTCCGAAGCCGGGTTCGGCGTCGCCGAGCGTCGTCGGCGTTGCCTCGACAAGCACGTCGTACTCAGCCGAAAGCGCGTCTTCGGGTGCACCGCTCCCGACGACGCCGTCGGTTCGTTTCCGGTCGAGAACCGCAGCGGTGTCGATACCGGCGCTGTCGATGACGGCGCTACTGGAGTCAGCAAATGCAGTAACTGAATGGCCGTGGTCGCTCGCCAGTTCGACGACGGAGGAGCCGACGGCGCCGGCTCCGATGACGGCGAGTTTCATGCTTCACCTCCCGCCGCAAGCGGTTCGATGACGTGGAGTCCCTTCTCGTCAGCAACGGTACGAATGGCGGACATCGTCTCGTCGACTGCCCCTTCCTCTGTCGCCAGGCGAATGCGCGCGCTGGAGGCATCGTCGGTGCCCTCCGGGGCCGACAGCGAGAGGTCGGTCACGGTCGCGTCCGTCGATTCGTGAATCCGCGAGAGTGTATCGGAGAGGTCAGTGTTGACGAGGTGGCCGGTGAGGATGATCGTCAGCGCCTCGCTGTACTGCTCGGCTCCGGCCTGAATGACGTTGATACCTGCGTCCCGGAGTGCGTCGACGATCCCGTCGAACCGCTCGGGGGTCGCCTCCAAGTCGACCTCCACGGGGATGTGCCCCCGCGGGGTCACGTTCCCCCGCTCGTGGAAGATAGAGAGGAGGTTCCCGCCGTTCGTGGCGATGGGCTCGAGCGCCCGCAGCAGTTCGCCCGGTTCGTCGACCAGTTCCAGCCGAACTGTGTAGGACCGTACCTCGTCGGTCGAGTCGCTCATCGCCCGCTCACCTCCTGAGTATCTCGGCTCATTGTGGATGACTCAGCAGGGGCACGTATAAGAAACCGTTCGTTTGGTCTCAGGGCAGAAACCGGTCATACAGGTCATCGATCCACTCGTTGTACGCCTCGCCGCGAGGCGACCCCCAGGGGTTACGTGAGAAGTAGTACATCGCCGCGAACATCCCCGCAAGCGTCAGCGCCAGCCCCGTCGGCAGAACGAAACTCCAGATGAACGTCGACGTGCCGGCGATGATAGCAGCCACGAGAAGGTCCACAATCTGATGCAGGCGGTCGCTCATACCGCTCTGTTCAGCGCCGATGGACCTAAACGTGGGGCAAACCACGCTCGTGCCGGATACAGACAGGTGAACGCTACGTTTTTTTGGCTCAGGGCAGAGGGAGTCGTATGTGTACGCCCTCCAAGCTACATCAGTGTCGACAGGCGCAGCGTTGCTCGTCTTCGGACTGTTCGCTGTCGTCGGAGCAGGCATCGGCGGGATCGGAAGCACGGTCGTACAGCGCCTCTCGAACCCCGTCGTCAGATACCGGCAGTTGTTGCTCGGTATCGTTCTCCCGTTCACGCTGCTGTCGTACGTCGTCTTTCTGTTACTTGGACTCGGCCACTTAATTGCCGGCGGACAGACCGGAGTCGTCGGAGCGGTGCTAGCGACGTTCGCCGAACTGCTCGCAGCTGGTCTCGTCGGGCTGGCCGCCTACGCGCCAGCTGTCCCGGGCATCCGCAGCGTTCGGGAGATCAAACTATCGACCAGTCAGGCGGTCATCCGGATGGGTCGGTACATCCTCGGAATCACCGTGCTGGTGACTGTCGTCGTCGCACCGCTTGAGGCCGGACTGTCGTCAGTCGCGCTGTTGGCACTTCTTGCCGCTTTCGGCATCGGCGTACAGGTCATTGCCCCGTGGTTTATCCCACTAGTGCGGTCGGTAGATACGCCGGACGACCAGACGACGGAAACACTGAACCGACTCCGGGAGCGCGCAGGACTGACCGTCCGCGACGTTCGGGTGCTTGACACCGAACAGGAAGGAACCGCGAACGTGATTGTCCGTGGAGCCCCGGGCTACCGTCGCCTGTTCGTGACGAGCACGTTCCTCGACGTGTTTGACGACGAGATGGCAACGGCCCTGCTCGCAGTTCAGGCTGGCCGTCAGGAGGCCCGCGTGCGTGCTCGACTTATCGGTGGCCTGCTCATCGCGCTGGTCCCGGTGTTCGCGGCACTGGCTGACATCGGCCCGCTGTGGCCCCTTGTCGGCGCGAGTCTCGGACTGCTCGTCGTCACCCTGTGGGTCACTCGCCGCGGCGTCCGGGCAGCCGACGACTACGCGGCCGAGGGCGTTGGCCCGGATACCGTCGCGGACGCCCTCGAACGGTACGCCGACGTCCACGACATGGAGCCGCCCCGACGACGACTCGCGAACCCGTTCTCGAAATCGCCACC
This region includes:
- a CDS encoding helix-turn-helix transcriptional regulator codes for the protein MSPQSSLFDYEPDLSPLTDAEREVYEAVGMGQYGPREYARRTGRSPGTVGNLLARAREKMEVVPA
- a CDS encoding DUF7563 family protein yields the protein MSNRLVENATIEKSNCRHCGAHVSRDFRRTFGDGDDIAHRCPACDCMPRISRGTAAGKELDYPDPQDQPQRNQGGRVEARTDGGESL
- the rpsJ gene encoding 30S ribosomal protein S10 codes for the protein MSQQARVRLAGTSPEDLDDICADVREIANKTGVELSGPVPLPTKTLEVPSRKSPDGEGTATWEHWEMRVHKRLIDIDADERALRQLMRIQVPNDVSIEIVLED
- the tuf gene encoding translation elongation factor EF-1 subunit alpha, whose translation is MSDEQHQNLAIIGHVDHGKSTLVGRLLYETGSVPEHVIEQHKEEAEEKGKGGFEFAYVMDNLAEERERGVTIDIAHQEFSTDTYDFTIVDCPGHRDFVKNMITGASQADNAVLVVAADDGVQPQTQEHVFLARTLGIGELIVAVNKMDLVDYGESEYKQVVEEVKDLLTQVRFDSENAKFIPVSAFEGDNIAEESEHTGWYDGEILLEALNELPAPEPPTDAPLRLPIQDVYTISGIGTVPVGRVETGILNTGDNVSFQPSDVSGEVKTVEMHHEEVPKAEPGDNVGFNVRGVGKDDIRRGDVCGPADDPPSVAETFQAQIVVMQHPSVITEGYTPVFHAHTAQVACTVESIDKKIDPSSGEVAEENPDFIQNGDAAVVTVRPQKPLSIEPSSEIPELGSFAIRDMGQTIAAGKVLGVNER
- a CDS encoding DUF4870 domain-containing protein, yielding MTSKATVTNVGAEADDVVFGLSATIAAAVAYLLPFGIIFLLIEDDNEFVRYNTAQSVAYTLGLYLFRFALNFVFGMMPGFVSLLVAPFMMVFNLAIFVGLVFMAYKAFSGDLFEAPVFADMAHSLEESI
- a CDS encoding homoserine dehydrogenase; this encodes MKLAVIGAGAVGSSVVELASDHGHSVTAFADSSSAVIDSAGIDTAAVLDRKRTDGVVGSGAPEDALSAEYDVLVEATPTTLGDAEPGFGHIQAALERDRHAVLANKGPVAERYADVRALERESEGNVLFEATVGGAMPILSTIDDFDPSHITAVRGVLNGTANFILSRMATEGLDYEHVLAEAQDLGVAEADPTFDVDGTDAALKGVIIANVLSDDETEYTLDDAEVTGIQEISGSALELARADGRTVRLIAEVVEGSVRVGPRLVPDNAPLAVSGTRNIAQLETEHAGQLNISGRGAGGPETASAVLADIGRL
- a CDS encoding amino acid-binding protein; translation: MSDSTDEVRSYTVRLELVDEPGELLRALEPIATNGGNLLSIFHERGNVTPRGHIPVEVDLEATPERFDGIVDALRDAGINVIQAGAEQYSEALTIILTGHLVNTDLSDTLSRIHESTDATVTDLSLSAPEGTDDASSARIRLATEEGAVDETMSAIRTVADEKGLHVIEPLAAGGEA
- a CDS encoding peptidase; protein product: MLVFGLFAVVGAGIGGIGSTVVQRLSNPVVRYRQLLLGIVLPFTLLSYVVFLLLGLGHLIAGGQTGVVGAVLATFAELLAAGLVGLAAYAPAVPGIRSVREIKLSTSQAVIRMGRYILGITVLVTVVVAPLEAGLSSVALLALLAAFGIGVQVIAPWFIPLVRSVDTPDDQTTETLNRLRERAGLTVRDVRVLDTEQEGTANVIVRGAPGYRRLFVTSTFLDVFDDEMATALLAVQAGRQEARVRARLIGGLLIALVPVFAALADIGPLWPLVGASLGLLVVTLWVTRRGVRAADDYAAEGVGPDTVADALERYADVHDMEPPRRRLANPFSKSPPLGNRIDRLREQAGE